One window of the Thermasporomyces composti genome contains the following:
- a CDS encoding DNA gyrase/topoisomerase IV subunit B, producing MSTRPASLDHSSYTARHLTVLEGLEAVRKRPGMYIGSTDTKGLMHCLWEVIDNAVDEALAGACTRIEVILHADGSAEVRDNGRGIPVDIEPRTKLSGVEVVFTRLHAGGKFGGISYTASGGLHGVGASVINALSARLDVEVDRPPATWAMSFRRGVPGTFAGEGPRAPFTKKSGLTKIGRVKKGVTGTRVRFWPDRQIFTKDAVFVFDELLTRARQTAFLVPGLEVIARDERGESVVEERFCYQGGIAEYVEFLAPDEGVTDVIRLQGTGHFTETVQVLDDKGHLTPREVERELAVDIALRWGTGYDTEIRSFVNVIATTKGGTHVQGFERALTRTFNEVLRGTRLLRANEADVIKDDVLEGLTAVVTVRLAEPQFDGQTKEVLGTPAASRIVANVVSKQLKAFLTSTKRSEKPQARAVLEKVVAAARTRVAARQHREAQRRKNALESSALPAKLADCRSTDVDRSELFIVEGDSALGTAKLARDSEFQALLPIRGKILNVQKASVSDMLKNAECASIIQVVGAGSGRTFDINQARYGKIIFMADADSDGAHIRCLLTTLFWRYMRPLIEAGRVYTAVPPLHRIELLNPKKGQDKYIYTYSDPEYQRVRSELEKKGVRFKEPPQRYKGLGEMDADQLAETTMDPRSRTLRRITASAAEEAEKIFELLMGNEVGPRKEFLIAGAQELDESRLDV from the coding sequence TTGTCGACTCGGCCCGCGTCACTGGACCACTCCAGCTACACCGCACGGCACCTGACGGTGCTCGAAGGGCTGGAGGCGGTGCGCAAGCGGCCCGGCATGTACATCGGCTCGACCGACACCAAAGGCCTCATGCACTGCCTTTGGGAGGTCATCGACAACGCCGTCGACGAGGCGCTCGCTGGGGCGTGCACCCGGATCGAGGTCATCCTCCACGCCGACGGCTCCGCCGAGGTCCGGGACAACGGTCGCGGGATCCCCGTCGACATCGAGCCGCGGACGAAGCTGTCCGGTGTCGAAGTCGTGTTCACGCGGCTGCACGCGGGCGGCAAGTTCGGCGGCATCTCCTACACCGCCTCCGGCGGCCTGCACGGCGTGGGTGCGTCCGTCATCAACGCGCTGTCGGCTCGCCTCGACGTCGAGGTTGACCGACCACCGGCCACGTGGGCGATGAGCTTCCGCCGCGGTGTCCCCGGCACGTTCGCCGGGGAGGGGCCGCGCGCCCCCTTCACCAAGAAGTCGGGCCTGACCAAGATCGGCCGGGTCAAGAAGGGCGTCACGGGCACCCGGGTGCGCTTCTGGCCGGACCGTCAGATCTTCACCAAGGACGCGGTCTTCGTCTTCGACGAGCTGCTGACTCGGGCGCGGCAGACCGCCTTCCTGGTGCCCGGACTGGAGGTCATCGCTCGCGACGAGCGTGGTGAGTCCGTCGTCGAGGAGCGGTTCTGCTACCAGGGCGGGATCGCCGAGTACGTCGAGTTCCTCGCCCCTGACGAGGGGGTCACCGACGTCATCCGCCTCCAAGGCACCGGCCATTTCACCGAGACGGTCCAGGTGCTCGACGACAAGGGGCACCTCACGCCCCGTGAGGTCGAACGGGAGCTCGCGGTCGACATCGCCCTGCGGTGGGGAACCGGCTACGACACCGAGATCCGATCGTTCGTCAACGTGATCGCGACCACCAAGGGCGGCACGCACGTCCAGGGTTTCGAGCGGGCGCTCACCCGGACCTTCAACGAGGTTCTCCGCGGCACCCGGCTCCTGCGCGCCAACGAGGCGGACGTGATCAAGGACGATGTCCTCGAGGGTCTCACGGCCGTCGTCACGGTGCGACTGGCCGAGCCTCAGTTCGACGGGCAGACCAAGGAGGTGCTGGGCACGCCGGCCGCGTCCCGCATCGTGGCCAATGTGGTGTCCAAGCAACTCAAGGCGTTCCTGACGTCCACCAAGCGCAGCGAGAAGCCTCAGGCCAGGGCCGTCCTGGAGAAGGTCGTGGCGGCGGCGCGCACCCGTGTGGCGGCGCGGCAGCACCGCGAGGCGCAGCGCCGCAAGAACGCGCTGGAGTCGTCGGCGCTCCCCGCCAAGCTCGCGGACTGCCGGTCCACCGACGTCGACCGGTCGGAGCTGTTCATCGTGGAGGGGGACTCGGCGCTCGGCACCGCCAAGCTCGCGCGCGACTCGGAGTTCCAGGCGCTCCTCCCGATCCGGGGAAAGATCCTGAACGTCCAGAAGGCCTCGGTCTCCGACATGCTGAAGAACGCCGAGTGCGCGTCGATCATCCAGGTGGTCGGGGCCGGGTCGGGTCGGACGTTCGACATCAACCAGGCCCGGTACGGCAAGATCATCTTCATGGCGGACGCCGACTCCGACGGCGCCCACATCCGGTGCTTGCTCACCACGCTCTTCTGGCGCTACATGCGACCGCTCATCGAGGCTGGGCGGGTCTACACGGCGGTGCCGCCGCTGCACCGGATCGAGCTGCTCAACCCGAAGAAGGGGCAGGACAAGTACATCTACACCTACTCCGATCCCGAGTACCAGCGAGTCCGGTCGGAGCTGGAGAAGAAGGGCGTTCGCTTCAAGGAGCCGCCCCAGCGCTACAAGGGTCTCGGCGAGATGGACGCCGACCAGCTGGCGGAGACCACGATGGACCCGCGCAGCCGGACGCTCCGCCGGATCACCGCCTCCGCCGCTGAGGAGGCGGAGAAGATCTTCGAGCTCCTCATGGGCAACGAGGTCGGGCCCCGCAAGGAGTTCCTGATCGCGGGTGCCCAGGAGCTGGACGAGTCCAGACTCGACGTCTGA
- a CDS encoding APC family permease: protein MADSTGTAGAEQDAQPPLRRVIGPKLLVFFVIGDILGTGIYALTGAVAGEVGGAAWMAFGLAFIVAMFTATSYVELVGKYPRAAGAALYTQRAFGIHFLTFMVAFAVMCSGLTSAAAASRAFAGDYLQEFVSLPALAVAIAFLVVLGLINFRGVAESVRLNVVLTTIELSGLVLIIVIGAIALARGMGDAGNAFRFQPEGTPVSLVISGAALAFFALVGFEDSVNMAEETTDPTRTFPRALFTGIAITGVVYMLVAFVATALVPLETLARSTGPLLEVVRVGAAWFPLAVFSFIALFAVSNSALINMMMASRLVYGMAREGIIPGALGLVHPLRQTPWVAIVFTSVLAIGLASYGGVENLGGTTALLLLCVFALVNAAVLVLRRHKVEHEHYRAPTIFPVLGVVSCAYLASPWSGRDVQQYRITGVLLAIGLVLWAVNRVVQRRVRGRR, encoded by the coding sequence GTGGCCGACTCCACCGGGACGGCGGGAGCCGAGCAGGACGCACAGCCGCCGCTGCGCCGCGTCATCGGGCCCAAGCTTCTGGTGTTCTTCGTCATCGGCGACATCCTCGGCACCGGCATCTACGCCTTGACCGGTGCGGTCGCCGGAGAGGTCGGCGGCGCCGCATGGATGGCGTTCGGCCTCGCGTTCATCGTCGCCATGTTCACCGCGACGTCCTACGTCGAGCTCGTGGGGAAGTACCCGCGGGCCGCTGGGGCGGCGCTCTACACCCAGCGTGCGTTCGGGATCCACTTCCTCACGTTCATGGTGGCGTTCGCAGTCATGTGCTCCGGCCTGACCTCGGCCGCGGCGGCGTCCCGCGCCTTCGCTGGTGACTACCTGCAGGAGTTCGTCAGCCTTCCGGCGCTCGCCGTGGCGATCGCCTTCTTGGTCGTGCTCGGGCTCATCAACTTCCGAGGCGTGGCCGAGTCGGTGCGGCTCAACGTGGTCCTCACCACCATCGAGCTCTCCGGGCTCGTGCTCATCATCGTCATCGGTGCCATCGCCTTGGCCCGTGGCATGGGGGACGCCGGCAACGCCTTCCGGTTCCAGCCCGAGGGCACACCGGTGAGCCTGGTCATCAGCGGCGCTGCCCTGGCCTTCTTCGCCCTCGTCGGGTTCGAGGACTCCGTCAACATGGCGGAGGAGACGACCGACCCCACGCGCACGTTCCCCCGGGCGCTGTTCACCGGGATCGCCATCACCGGCGTGGTGTACATGCTGGTCGCGTTCGTCGCGACCGCCCTGGTGCCGCTCGAGACGCTTGCGCGGTCCACGGGTCCGCTGCTGGAGGTCGTCCGCGTTGGCGCGGCCTGGTTCCCGCTGGCCGTGTTCTCCTTCATCGCCTTGTTCGCGGTCAGCAACTCCGCGCTGATCAACATGATGATGGCGTCCCGCCTCGTCTACGGCATGGCGCGCGAGGGCATCATCCCCGGTGCTCTCGGCTTGGTGCACCCGCTCCGGCAGACGCCGTGGGTGGCCATCGTCTTCACGTCCGTGCTGGCGATCGGACTGGCCAGCTACGGGGGAGTGGAGAACCTCGGCGGGACCACTGCGCTGCTCCTGCTGTGCGTCTTCGCCCTCGTCAACGCCGCTGTGCTGGTGCTGCGACGACACAAGGTCGAGCACGAGCACTACCGGGCGCCGACGATCTTCCCCGTCCTCGGCGTGGTGTCCTGCGCTTACCTCGCCTCCCCGTGGTCCGGCCGCGACGTGCAGCAGTACCGCATCACCGGAGTCCTGCTCGCGATCGGGCTGGTGCTGTGGGCCGTCAACCGGGTCGTCCAGCGACGGGTGAGAGGACGCCGCTAG
- a CDS encoding RNA polymerase sigma factor, with translation MSSRTSRNAHLLEIPQVRQLVEKGRERGHVTAEEVRGACEEVGIGKSQWANLLRYLGEEGVTVSVDSTTQTTRKRVAAAASRRAAAVTQSTTAPAKRTSTSKSRTTKRAASAVKTSTERPAAEETPTVRADTPDDASTTSTAAEAPASRAGTGRKSSSSGKSTTKTAKKTSSAKSSKAKKAPKPIDEPDFVDDEDLNLDLEGDLDDEGFVLSEGDDADEPEQQVMVAGATADPIKDYLKQIGKVPLLNAEQEVELAKRIEAGLFAEEKLANSKDLPPQLVTELEWIAEDGRRAKNHLLEANLRLVVSLAKRYTGRGMQFLDLIQEGNLGLIRAVEKFDYTKGYKFSTYATWWIRQAITRAMADQARTIRIPVHMVEVINKLARVQRQMLQDLGREPTPEELAKELDMTPEKVVEVQKYGREPISLHTPLGEDGDSEFGDLIEDSEAIVPADAVSFTLLQEQLHAVLDTLSEREAGVVSMRFGLTDGQPKTLDEIGKVYGVTRERIRQIESKTMSKLRHPSRSQVLRDYLD, from the coding sequence GTGTCGTCCCGCACGTCCCGGAATGCCCATCTTCTTGAGATTCCGCAGGTCCGGCAGCTGGTCGAGAAGGGCAGAGAACGCGGGCACGTCACCGCTGAGGAAGTCCGCGGCGCCTGCGAAGAGGTTGGGATCGGCAAGTCTCAGTGGGCAAACTTGCTGCGGTACCTCGGCGAGGAAGGTGTGACCGTGTCGGTCGACTCCACAACTCAGACGACCCGCAAGCGGGTGGCCGCCGCCGCGTCGAGACGCGCGGCCGCCGTGACCCAGAGCACGACCGCTCCCGCCAAGCGGACGTCCACGTCGAAGTCCCGCACCACGAAAAGGGCGGCGAGTGCGGTCAAGACGTCCACTGAGCGTCCCGCCGCCGAGGAGACGCCGACCGTGCGCGCGGACACGCCGGACGACGCCTCGACGACCTCGACAGCCGCTGAGGCCCCGGCGTCTCGTGCCGGTACCGGTCGGAAGAGCTCCAGTTCGGGCAAGAGCACGACCAAGACCGCGAAGAAGACGTCCTCGGCCAAGTCCTCCAAGGCCAAGAAGGCGCCGAAGCCCATCGACGAGCCGGACTTCGTCGACGACGAGGACCTCAACCTCGACCTGGAGGGCGATCTCGACGACGAGGGCTTCGTGCTGTCGGAGGGCGACGACGCCGACGAGCCGGAGCAGCAGGTCATGGTCGCGGGGGCGACCGCCGACCCGATCAAGGACTACCTCAAGCAGATCGGTAAGGTCCCGCTGCTCAACGCCGAGCAGGAGGTCGAGCTCGCCAAGCGGATCGAGGCCGGGCTGTTCGCTGAGGAGAAGCTCGCGAACAGCAAGGACCTGCCGCCGCAGCTGGTGACCGAGCTGGAGTGGATCGCCGAGGACGGCCGACGGGCGAAGAACCACCTGCTGGAGGCGAACCTGCGGCTGGTGGTCTCGCTGGCCAAGCGGTACACCGGCCGGGGCATGCAGTTCCTGGACCTGATCCAGGAGGGGAACCTCGGCTTGATCCGTGCGGTGGAGAAGTTCGACTACACCAAGGGCTACAAGTTCTCCACCTACGCGACCTGGTGGATCCGGCAGGCGATCACCCGGGCGATGGCGGACCAGGCCCGGACGATCCGGATCCCTGTCCACATGGTCGAGGTGATCAACAAGCTCGCCCGCGTCCAGCGGCAGATGCTCCAGGACCTCGGTCGCGAGCCGACTCCGGAGGAGCTGGCCAAGGAGCTGGACATGACGCCGGAGAAGGTCGTCGAGGTCCAGAAGTACGGCCGGGAGCCGATCAGCCTGCACACCCCGTTGGGTGAGGACGGCGACAGCGAGTTCGGTGACCTGATCGAGGACTCCGAGGCCATCGTCCCCGCCGACGCGGTGTCCTTCACGCTGCTGCAAGAGCAGCTCCACGCGGTTTTGGACACGCTGTCCGAGCGGGAGGCCGGTGTGGTGTCGATGCGCTTCGGGCTCACCGACGGCCAGCCGAAGACGCTCGACGAGATCGGCAAGGTCTACGGCGTGACGCGGGAGCGGATCCGCCAGATCGAGAGCAAGACGATGAGCAAGCTCCGCCACCCGAGCCGCTCCCAGGTCCTGCGGGACTACCTGGACTGA
- a CDS encoding universal stress protein has translation MTAIVVSYVDKPEGWAALRRAVAEAKLRRARLVVVCARRVVDPDADPAIRAAREELESDGLPSAVEMTPVDREPADGLITVAEREGADFIVIGLRRRSAVGKLILGSNAQRVLLDAPCPVLAVKAAPGAA, from the coding sequence ATGACGGCGATCGTCGTGAGCTACGTCGACAAGCCAGAGGGCTGGGCAGCCCTGCGCCGCGCCGTCGCGGAGGCGAAACTGCGCCGGGCCCGCCTCGTCGTGGTGTGCGCGCGCCGAGTCGTCGACCCGGACGCCGACCCGGCGATCCGTGCCGCGCGCGAGGAGCTGGAGTCCGACGGCCTCCCCAGCGCTGTCGAGATGACGCCGGTGGATCGGGAGCCGGCCGACGGGCTCATCACGGTGGCTGAGCGTGAGGGAGCCGACTTCATCGTGATCGGTCTGCGCCGGCGCTCGGCGGTGGGCAAGCTCATCCTGGGCAGCAACGCGCAGCGGGTCCTGCTCGACGCGCCGTGCCCCGTCCTCGCCGTCAAGGCAGCGCCTGGTGCGGCCTAG
- a CDS encoding DUF7455 domain-containing protein, with product MTAAVATPLSAADRCDRCGAQAYVRVILPSGGELLFCAHHGRKHSAKLREVAIDIQDETDRLRAGSSS from the coding sequence GTGACTGCTGCAGTTGCCACACCGCTCTCGGCCGCGGACCGCTGCGACCGCTGTGGCGCCCAGGCGTATGTCCGGGTGATCCTGCCGTCCGGTGGTGAGCTGCTCTTCTGCGCGCACCACGGGCGCAAGCACTCGGCCAAGCTGCGCGAGGTCGCGATCGACATCCAGGACGAGACGGACCGACTCCGCGCGGGTTCCTCCAGCTGA